The genomic window GCTCTGTGTTAATAAAGGAAAAAAAGGGTAAAAAAAAACCCCGCATTCATGCGGGGTTTTCTTTAAATCGGTATCACTTACTTCACTTTGGAAGAAAGGTCGGCACCAGCTTTGAAACGTACCACCTTTTTAGCGGCAATCTTGATTTCTTTACCGGTTTGAGGATTGCGGCCTTTGCGGGCTGCTCTCTTGGAAACTGAAAAAGAACCGAAACCTACGAGAGATACACGGTCACCTTTCTTCAACACTTTACCAGTGTTTGAGATGAAAGCTTCCAGTGCTCTTTTGGCATCAGCCTTAGAGATCTTCGCATCTTTAGCGATCGCCTCAACGAGTTCTGCTTTGTTCATGTTTAATTGGGATTTGGGTTAAACAAAATTTATTTAGCCTGAAATTCACTCCCAACAAGGGATTCGGGCTACAGACAGTCACAAATATATGTATCACGGCTTACCGTGCAACATTTTTCCCAAAAAAAACGCTGAAATTGTTAACAAATAAGGGTTTTTTGTTAATAACCACCCCTAAAACCCCTAACAGCAAAGGGTTTTTAAGGGCATCACGGCCTGGAAACCTTATTAACACTATCCTTCCCGACATAGCGTGGCGTGAAAACAGAAAGGGCTTTCAAGGGGTGTTCAGGGTCATCGGCAACAACCCCATGCTCTTGTCCGGGCGGGACGGAAACGGTCATTCCAGGGTGCACTGGAAAGTGTTCCCCGTTCAACTCCATTACCCCGTTTCCCTCGAGAATATATACGGTTTCGGTATGACTTACATGGCTATGCACATCTATACCTTTTTTCACCCATGCCACCACCACCGTTACCGTTGAATCACTGTATAACGGTACACGCGCTACATTCTCAAATTCCGCCGGTGGCTGAATGGTATCAAGCCACACCTGTGCACTTGTCCGTTGTGATATGACCAACGAAATTCCACACAACCAAAACATCAACATCTTCTTCATGCAATGATCTTTAAGGGTTGTCTCAACCCGTTCATAAACTGTTCTGCACTCATTCTCTTTTTGCCTTCCATCTGAACTTCCTTCAGTTGCACCCAGCCATCCCTGACCGCCACCGACAACCCTTTGTCCGGATGCAATGACATGACGGCCTCATGATGAGTTGCGGACTGAAAGAATGACTCATAAACCTTCAGAACATATTCTTTATCGTCTACCAGTATTCTGGTTCGGGCGCCGGGATACGGACTTAATGATCGTATAAAATCATGAATCGTCTTACCGGATTCAGACCAGGGGATAAAGCAATCCTCTGTGAATATTTTGGGTGCCTCAGGAACATCACCACTAACATCCATGGCTGATTGAGGGATTTTCTCCCAGCTTCCGGCAGCAAGTCTGTCTGCAGTCGCCACGATCAGTTCCGCTCCGGAAGTCATCAATCTGTCATGCAGTTCACCGGCCGTTTCATCCGAACTGATCATCACTTTTTCCTGGAAGAGAATATCCCCTGTATCAATCTCCTCATTGATCATGAAAGTCGTTACACCCGTCTCCGTTTCCCCGTTCCTGATGGCATGGTTGATCGGTGCGGCACCACGGTAACGGGGCAGGAGGGAAGCATGAACATTCACCGTTCCCAATGGCGGAATGGACCATACTACTTTGGGCAACATCCGGAATGCAACCACTACAAACAGATCCGCACCCAGTCGCTGCAATGCATTGATAAATGATTCATCCTTTAACTTTTCCGGTTGTAACAGCCGCAGGTGATGCTCCACCGCATAATTTTTAACCGCGGACGTCATCATTGACCTTCCCCGTCCGGCCGGGCGGTCAGGGGCGGTGACAACCGCCACCACCTCATGCGAACTTTCATGCAATGCTTTCAGAGAGGCCACCGCGAATTCCGGTGTACCCATAAACACAATCTTCAATGCCTTACCTTTCTTTGATATCATCAACCGTAACCATTTCACCGATCATGCAGATGCTCGCCATCTGGCCGTCACGAACCGGGGTATACTTCAACCAAATATTCTTTGCATCTACCCGGTATACTTCGTCCAGATTGATGGGCTCAAGCCATTTATCTCCTTCCAGTTCGATTACCCATCCGCAACCATCAAGCTTTCCCGACTGGTTACGTATGGTAGCGATCACATAACCCTGGGAACGATAATCCGCAGTATCCTTCGACATCGTTGTCCGTTGTCCTGCATCCACGGCCTCCACATGAGACTTTCGATGGCATGCCGTTATCAGCAAAACACAGATCAAACCCAACATCATATATAAACTGCTTCTCGTGATTTTTGATTTCATGATGATAAAAGTACAGGATTATTTGTCTTGAGGTTGATACAAAAAACGGTATGGCCATAAGGCATG from Flavobacteriales bacterium includes these protein-coding regions:
- a CDS encoding HU family DNA-binding protein; amino-acid sequence: MNKAELVEAIAKDAKISKADAKRALEAFISNTGKVLKKGDRVSLVGFGSFSVSKRAARKGRNPQTGKEIKIAAKKVVRFKAGADLSSKVK
- a CDS encoding cupin domain-containing protein yields the protein MKKMLMFWLCGISLVISQRTSAQVWLDTIQPPAEFENVARVPLYSDSTVTVVVAWVKKGIDVHSHVSHTETVYILEGNGVMELNGEHFPVHPGMTVSVPPGQEHGVVADDPEHPLKALSVFTPRYVGKDSVNKVSRP
- the fmt gene encoding methionyl-tRNA formyltransferase, with the protein product MISKKGKALKIVFMGTPEFAVASLKALHESSHEVVAVVTAPDRPAGRGRSMMTSAVKNYAVEHHLRLLQPEKLKDESFINALQRLGADLFVVVAFRMLPKVVWSIPPLGTVNVHASLLPRYRGAAPINHAIRNGETETGVTTFMINEEIDTGDILFQEKVMISSDETAGELHDRLMTSGAELIVATADRLAAGSWEKIPQSAMDVSGDVPEAPKIFTEDCFIPWSESGKTIHDFIRSLSPYPGARTRILVDDKEYVLKVYESFFQSATHHEAVMSLHPDKGLSVAVRDGWVQLKEVQMEGKKRMSAEQFMNGLRQPLKIIA